A region from the Ichthyobacterium seriolicida genome encodes:
- a CDS encoding hotdog family protein, which translates to MKLTPLRLNLFLIYKIPLAFLSGTRVKFLNFDKSVVGVKYRWINQNPFRSMYWAVQGMASELSTGVLLMKYIKRSHRDVSMLVIGQKGSFMKKARGRITFTCLDGNLVKEAISKSISTGEPQKINMVSEGVDQDNNTVSKFEYQWSIKVK; encoded by the coding sequence ATGAAATTAACGCCCTTACGATTGAATTTGTTTTTGATATACAAAATTCCTTTAGCTTTTTTATCTGGAACGAGAGTAAAATTTTTAAATTTTGATAAATCTGTGGTGGGGGTAAAATATAGATGGATAAATCAAAATCCTTTTAGATCTATGTATTGGGCAGTGCAAGGAATGGCTTCTGAATTGTCTACAGGAGTGTTACTTATGAAGTATATAAAGAGAAGTCATAGAGATGTATCCATGTTAGTGATAGGTCAAAAAGGTTCTTTTATGAAGAAGGCTAGGGGGAGGATCACCTTTACCTGCTTGGATGGCAACCTTGTAAAAGAAGCCATATCTAAGTCTATATCTACTGGAGAACCACAGAAAATAAATATGGTTTCAGAGGGTGTAGACCAAGACAATAACACTGTCTCAAAATTTGAATACCAATGGAGTATAAAAGTTAAATAA
- the pruA gene encoding L-glutamate gamma-semialdehyde dehydrogenase, which yields MPKGVFNVPIAVNEPVRDYDKGSLEREEVLDQYQSYYQGGITISQCIGGEKIITEDLVAISPPHDHRHIIGHYYRGSQKHVRMAIDNALASREKWVNLSWEYRASIFLKAAELIAGPYRAKINASTMIGQSKNIHQAEIDAACEFVDFLRYNVEYMSNIYREQPESSEGIWNRLEYRPLEGFVYAITPFNFTSIAGNLCACVALMGNVVVWKPSDNQIFSAQVILDVFKEAGLPDGVINMVLTDGEETAKTVFKNPHFSGVHFTGSTSVFKEIWKTIGENINIYKSYPRIVGETGGKDFIWAHPSSDTQSVVTAISRGAFEFQGQKCSAASRAYIPKSLWAKIKESLIEDVNSMKIGSPYDTSNFINAVIDKKSFDRLSAVIDRVKNDKNVNIIAGGTYDDSKGYFITPTVIESNDPEYFTMTEELFGPIITIYLYNDEDWKKTLDLVDETSPYALTGAIFSRDIYSIEYATKKLTNSAGNFYINDKPTGAVVGQQPFGGARASGTNDKAGSAQNLLRWVSPRLIKETFIPAKNYRYPFLTE from the coding sequence ATGCCAAAAGGAGTTTTCAATGTTCCAATAGCTGTAAATGAACCAGTAAGAGATTACGATAAGGGAAGCTTAGAAAGAGAAGAAGTTCTAGATCAATACCAATCTTATTACCAAGGCGGTATAACCATATCTCAGTGTATAGGAGGTGAAAAAATAATAACTGAAGATTTGGTTGCTATATCTCCTCCACATGATCACCGACACATAATAGGTCATTACTACAGAGGAAGCCAAAAACATGTGAGAATGGCCATAGACAATGCCTTAGCATCTAGGGAAAAGTGGGTTAATCTAAGCTGGGAATACAGAGCTAGTATTTTCCTAAAAGCAGCAGAATTGATAGCGGGCCCGTATAGAGCTAAGATAAACGCATCTACTATGATAGGCCAATCTAAAAATATACATCAAGCTGAGATAGATGCTGCTTGTGAATTTGTAGATTTTCTCAGATACAACGTAGAATATATGAGTAATATATACAGAGAGCAACCTGAGTCTTCTGAAGGAATATGGAATAGGTTGGAATACAGACCGCTTGAAGGCTTTGTATATGCTATAACTCCTTTTAATTTCACCTCAATAGCTGGGAATCTATGTGCCTGTGTAGCTTTAATGGGAAATGTCGTGGTTTGGAAGCCATCTGATAATCAAATATTTTCAGCTCAGGTTATATTAGATGTGTTTAAAGAAGCTGGGCTTCCAGATGGAGTGATAAATATGGTCTTGACCGATGGAGAAGAAACAGCTAAAACTGTATTTAAAAACCCTCATTTCTCTGGAGTACACTTTACAGGATCTACCTCTGTCTTTAAAGAGATTTGGAAAACTATAGGAGAAAACATCAACATATATAAATCATATCCTAGAATAGTAGGCGAAACGGGAGGAAAAGATTTTATCTGGGCACATCCATCTTCCGACACACAATCAGTTGTAACGGCTATTTCTAGAGGAGCTTTTGAATTCCAAGGACAAAAATGTTCAGCTGCTTCAAGAGCGTATATTCCAAAAAGTCTCTGGGCTAAGATTAAGGAGAGTTTAATAGAAGATGTTAATTCTATGAAAATAGGCAGCCCATATGACACTTCAAATTTCATAAATGCTGTTATAGATAAAAAGTCTTTTGATAGACTTTCTGCTGTAATCGATAGAGTGAAAAATGACAAAAACGTAAACATCATAGCTGGGGGCACTTATGATGATTCTAAAGGATATTTTATAACACCAACTGTTATAGAATCTAATGACCCAGAGTATTTTACAATGACCGAGGAGCTCTTCGGCCCTATAATTACCATTTACCTCTACAATGATGAAGATTGGAAAAAAACATTAGACTTGGTAGACGAGACGTCTCCATACGCTCTTACAGGAGCTATCTTCTCTAGAGATATATACTCTATTGAATACGCTACAAAAAAATTGACAAATAGCGCTGGAAACTTTTATATAAATGATAAACCAACAGGCGCTGTGGTAGGTCAACAACCATTTGGAGGAGCGAGAGCATCGGGAACAAATGACAAAGCAGGATCAGCTCAAAACTTATTGAGATGGGTCAGTCCTAGATTGATTAAAGAGACTTTTATCCCTGCTAAAAATTATCGATACCCATTTTTAACAGAGTAG